Proteins found in one Brevibacillus brevis genomic segment:
- a CDS encoding NAD(P)H-dependent oxidoreductase translates to MKKILIINGHQKYGSSEGKLNQTLMDHMVSLLEKENDVRTTIIQNGYKVEEEHQKFLWADMVIYQTPIYWFSVPGLMKTYMDEVYAYGLFFKGANQYGRGGLLTDKKYMFSTTWNAPEKAFNDPTQFFKGESLEDAISHLHRVQEFLGMQPVKSFACYDVIKNPQIDRFVSELEAHLKQVLSF, encoded by the coding sequence TGAAAAAAATCCTTATCATCAATGGTCACCAAAAATATGGCTCATCGGAGGGGAAACTGAACCAAACCTTGATGGATCATATGGTGAGTCTGCTCGAAAAAGAGAACGATGTACGAACTACCATTATTCAAAACGGATACAAAGTCGAAGAAGAGCACCAGAAATTTCTCTGGGCAGATATGGTCATTTATCAAACACCCATCTACTGGTTCAGTGTCCCTGGGTTAATGAAAACATATATGGATGAAGTATATGCGTACGGTTTGTTTTTCAAGGGGGCTAATCAATACGGTAGAGGTGGTTTATTAACCGACAAAAAATATATGTTCTCGACGACTTGGAATGCCCCAGAAAAAGCATTTAACGATCCGACCCAATTTTTTAAAGGGGAAAGCCTGGAGGATGCAATCAGTCATTTGCACCGCGTACAGGAATTTTTAGGCATGCAACCTGTAAAGAGCTTTGCTTGCTATGATGTCATCAAAAATCCGCAGATCGACCGATTTGTATCCGAACTCGAGGCGCATCTCAAACAGGTATTGAGCTTCTAA
- a CDS encoding SDR family oxidoreductase, which yields MLHNQKIVIIGGSSGIGLETAKQAVALGAEVIIASRSEDKLQKAKESLGSKASAYTLDTTDEEQVQAFFEKVGTFDHLVVSAAETSGGSFLQTDTAQARKLFDNKFWGQYFAAKYGAPKISTNGSITLFSGVVAYKAMIGSSALGAVNAAVSNLGQTLALELAPIRVNIVSPGIIDTPSRSKMPEDVRENFYATLADKLPVKRVGQAKDVAQSVLYLLQNSFVTGTVLHVEGGHILL from the coding sequence ATGTTGCACAATCAAAAGATAGTCATCATCGGCGGAAGCTCCGGAATTGGTTTGGAGACAGCCAAACAGGCAGTAGCGCTAGGAGCAGAAGTGATCATTGCCAGCCGCTCCGAAGATAAATTGCAGAAGGCAAAAGAGAGTCTTGGCTCCAAAGCCTCGGCGTATACGTTAGATACCACCGATGAGGAGCAGGTTCAGGCCTTTTTTGAAAAAGTAGGTACGTTTGATCATCTGGTCGTCAGCGCAGCGGAAACATCAGGTGGTTCATTCCTTCAAACGGATACAGCCCAAGCGCGGAAGCTGTTCGACAACAAATTTTGGGGTCAATACTTCGCGGCGAAGTACGGAGCGCCGAAGATTTCAACAAACGGTTCCATCACCTTATTCTCCGGGGTTGTCGCCTACAAAGCGATGATTGGTTCTTCTGCCCTTGGCGCAGTCAATGCGGCGGTTTCGAATCTGGGGCAAACCCTCGCCTTGGAACTGGCACCAATCCGAGTGAATATCGTTTCACCTGGCATTATTGATACGCCATCACGGAGTAAAATGCCTGAAGATGTGCGCGAAAATTTCTATGCAACATTGGCAGACAAACTCCCTGTGAAGAGAGTTGGACAAGCGAAAGACGTCGCACAAAGCGTACTATACCTGCTCCAAAATAGTTTTGTTACCGGAACTGTACTTCATGTAGAAGGTGGCCACATTTTACTTTAA
- a CDS encoding arsenic transporter, with the protein MVWISFFLFLITLTLVIWQPRGLSIGYPAVGGALLALAIGVVTIGDVAEVTSIVWNATLALIGIIIISLVLDEVGFFEWAALHMARFAKGNGRLMFVYVILLGSLVSALFTNDGAALILTPIVLAQVRALKLDGKTVLAFVMASGFIADTSSLPFVISNLVNIVSADYFDIGFAAYAAKMIIPTLFSIGGSLLVLYLYFRKSIPAQIDLSHLKNPEEAIRDHRMFRLAWPILAVLLIGFFISESIHTPVSIIIAGAAIIFCLAARKSEAIAMRRIMKEAPWVVVVFSIGMYVVVWGLHNAKLTDLVKDALDWFMAHGLLATTLGTGFLAAAISSVMNNLPTVIFNALAIAGTQADGVLREAMIYANVIGSDLGPKMTPIGSLATLLWLHVLRRKDVTITWGQYFRTGVILTVPTLLFTLLGLYLTLVYFS; encoded by the coding sequence ATGGTTTGGATTTCATTCTTCCTTTTTCTAATTACGTTGACATTGGTTATCTGGCAACCGCGGGGGTTGTCGATTGGTTATCCGGCTGTCGGTGGAGCACTGTTGGCCTTGGCGATTGGGGTAGTCACGATCGGTGATGTTGCAGAGGTAACCTCCATTGTTTGGAATGCGACACTCGCGCTAATTGGGATTATCATCATCTCGCTCGTATTGGACGAAGTCGGTTTTTTTGAATGGGCTGCGCTCCATATGGCCCGTTTTGCCAAAGGGAATGGGCGGTTGATGTTCGTTTATGTGATCCTGCTTGGTTCACTCGTATCCGCTTTGTTTACGAATGATGGGGCAGCCCTAATCCTGACGCCGATTGTGTTGGCACAGGTGAGGGCACTAAAGCTGGATGGGAAAACAGTTTTGGCATTTGTCATGGCCAGCGGGTTCATTGCAGATACGAGCTCTTTGCCCTTTGTGATTAGCAATCTGGTGAATATTGTTTCTGCTGACTATTTTGATATTGGCTTTGCTGCGTATGCGGCCAAAATGATCATTCCGACTTTGTTTTCGATTGGTGGAAGCCTGCTGGTTTTGTACCTATATTTTCGCAAAAGCATCCCAGCGCAGATTGACCTTTCCCATCTGAAAAATCCGGAGGAAGCGATTCGCGACCACAGAATGTTTCGCCTGGCGTGGCCGATTCTTGCGGTCTTGTTGATTGGTTTTTTTATTAGCGAGTCCATCCATACGCCCGTTTCTATCATCATTGCAGGGGCAGCCATCATTTTTTGTCTGGCTGCAAGAAAAAGTGAAGCGATCGCCATGCGGCGGATTATGAAAGAAGCACCGTGGGTAGTCGTTGTTTTTTCGATTGGCATGTATGTCGTGGTGTGGGGGCTGCACAACGCGAAATTGACTGACTTGGTCAAAGACGCCTTGGATTGGTTCATGGCGCATGGTTTATTGGCAACGACATTGGGAACAGGCTTTCTGGCTGCTGCTATTTCCTCTGTCATGAACAACCTACCGACAGTCATCTTTAACGCGTTGGCAATTGCAGGGACACAAGCAGATGGAGTGTTGCGGGAAGCAATGATCTACGCGAATGTGATCGGAAGCGATTTGGGGCCGAAAATGACGCCGATCGGATCGCTTGCGACCTTGCTCTGGTTGCACGTCTTGAGACGCAAAGACGTGACGATTACGTGGGGGCAGTATTTTCGGACGGGGGTTATTTTGACCGTACCGACATTGTTGTTCACCTTGCTCGGTTTGTATTTGACATTGGTTTATTTTTCATAG
- a CDS encoding gluconate 2-dehydrogenase subunit 3 family protein, with protein MEKPKRYPSYDVWDQHTEWDAHTRKVVGARRMPAIANQFFTKPESLLLQTVVGVLVNDHRLEVLTYVVEHLDNTTASNIGESQRKVGIPPKKEFYRSGLKGIDAESHAAYGTDFVALKLDQQEAVLQRVANGGIQNLEAWKDFAPADFFKRLLHDTVSAYYSHPLVWSDIGYGGPAYPRGYVRVEKGLTDPWEAKTNDES; from the coding sequence ATGGAAAAGCCTAAACGTTACCCATCCTATGATGTTTGGGACCAGCATACAGAGTGGGATGCTCACACCAGGAAAGTGGTAGGCGCCAGACGAATGCCCGCGATTGCCAATCAATTTTTTACGAAGCCTGAATCCTTGCTCTTGCAGACAGTCGTAGGCGTATTGGTCAATGATCACCGTTTGGAAGTGCTGACCTATGTGGTGGAGCATCTGGATAATACGACGGCTAGTAATATCGGCGAATCACAGCGAAAGGTCGGAATTCCCCCCAAAAAAGAGTTCTATCGCTCGGGCTTGAAAGGGATTGATGCGGAGAGTCATGCCGCTTATGGAACTGATTTTGTTGCGTTGAAGCTAGACCAGCAAGAAGCCGTTCTTCAGCGCGTTGCGAATGGGGGCATTCAAAACCTGGAGGCGTGGAAAGACTTTGCTCCAGCAGATTTTTTCAAGCGGTTGCTGCATGACACAGTCAGTGCTTACTATTCACATCCGTTAGTTTGGTCGGATATCGGCTATGGCGGACCCGCTTATCCGCGTGGCTATGTACGGGTGGAAAAAGGATTGACGGACCCATGGGAGGCGAAAACAAATGACGAGTCATGA
- a CDS encoding GMC family oxidoreductase produces MTSHDHHTITHRPTPVDQRKYANDADVCIVGAGAAGGVLAYELAKAGLRVVVLEAGPFWDPQHDFASDELSMRRLAWQETRLVAGKDPLRLGHNNSGRGIGGGTVHFTGVFLRFHESDFKTKTVDGVGEDWPITYQDLAPYYDKIEREIAVSGPNHFPWGSFQGPYPYPVREPISANAQLFREGCEKLGIESVVAPLAILSGPFDGRPPCINRGFCNQGCMPNAKYSGLIHHIPKAIAEGAEVLSDCMVTEILMAGDRVSGVLFNHNGLTHKQMARVVILAGFVVETPRLLLSSANAQFPQGLANSSGWVGKAIMPHSSHDVYGRLPEEVRLYKGTPVLALTQHFYETDRERGFARGYTLSAHGSRPVAMATAIAAEREDGSYLWGKQLRETMLDYNMYARITLVGEVLPHPDNRVTLSGEKDEYGMPIPTVTFSYQENDKQLYKHAIGQMNRIIQAMGGQPEHVVSDTAHLMGGCRMGNDKETSVVNEYGQSHDIPNLFIAGASTFVTSSGSNPTNTVMALAARTADKIIEAMKKQDV; encoded by the coding sequence ATGACGAGTCATGACCATCATACGATTACTCATCGCCCCACTCCTGTGGATCAAAGAAAATACGCCAATGACGCAGATGTATGCATCGTAGGTGCTGGAGCGGCAGGTGGCGTGCTGGCTTATGAGCTGGCAAAGGCCGGGTTGCGCGTTGTCGTACTGGAAGCAGGGCCGTTTTGGGACCCACAACACGATTTTGCCAGTGATGAGCTGTCGATGCGGAGATTGGCTTGGCAGGAAACGAGGCTGGTAGCAGGCAAAGACCCACTGCGTTTGGGACATAACAACTCAGGACGGGGAATTGGGGGAGGCACCGTGCATTTTACGGGGGTGTTCCTGCGTTTCCACGAGAGTGATTTTAAGACAAAGACCGTAGACGGCGTAGGGGAGGACTGGCCGATTACGTATCAGGATCTTGCCCCGTATTACGACAAGATCGAACGGGAGATTGCGGTCTCAGGTCCCAATCATTTTCCATGGGGTTCCTTTCAAGGCCCGTATCCTTACCCCGTTCGGGAGCCAATCAGTGCCAATGCCCAACTGTTCCGGGAAGGGTGCGAGAAGCTGGGGATCGAGAGTGTGGTTGCGCCTCTGGCGATTTTATCGGGTCCTTTTGATGGACGTCCTCCCTGTATCAATCGTGGCTTTTGCAATCAAGGGTGCATGCCGAATGCCAAGTACAGCGGGTTGATTCATCATATCCCCAAAGCGATAGCGGAGGGGGCAGAGGTACTGTCCGACTGCATGGTGACGGAAATTTTGATGGCAGGCGACCGGGTCAGCGGTGTGTTGTTTAACCATAATGGCTTGACGCACAAGCAGATGGCTCGTGTCGTCATTTTGGCCGGGTTTGTGGTGGAGACTCCCCGATTGTTGCTCAGTTCAGCGAATGCACAGTTTCCGCAAGGGCTGGCGAATTCGAGCGGATGGGTAGGAAAAGCAATTATGCCCCACTCCAGCCATGATGTATACGGACGGCTTCCGGAGGAGGTGCGATTGTATAAGGGAACACCTGTCCTTGCCTTGACCCAGCATTTTTACGAGACAGACCGGGAACGAGGGTTTGCCCGCGGATATACATTGAGTGCACACGGGTCACGTCCGGTCGCGATGGCGACTGCCATTGCTGCCGAGAGGGAAGATGGCTCGTATTTATGGGGAAAACAGCTTCGTGAGACCATGCTGGATTACAATATGTATGCGCGGATCACCTTGGTAGGGGAAGTGCTGCCTCATCCTGATAACAGAGTGACGCTTTCAGGTGAAAAAGATGAATACGGAATGCCGATTCCTACGGTGACGTTCAGTTATCAGGAGAACGACAAGCAGCTATACAAGCATGCCATTGGGCAAATGAACCGGATTATACAAGCGATGGGGGGGCAGCCAGAGCATGTGGTATCTGATACCGCTCATCTCATGGGGGGATGCCGGATGGGGAATGACAAGGAAACTTCTGTTGTGAATGAATACGGGCAGTCACATGACATACCCAATCTTTTCATAGCAGGCGCTTCTACTTTTGTCACCTCGAGTGGAAGCAACCCGACAAATACAGTCATGGCGCTGGCTGCGCGCACTGCAGACAAGATCATTGAGGCGATGAAAAAGCAGGATGTATAA
- a CDS encoding ArsR/SmtB family transcription factor, with product MEMDLMQVLFLSETYKLLGDKTRLTIMALLQVQSLCVRDLVEILQTSQPSVSQHLAKLKTHGLVKERRKGPWVYYSVNTECSPEVKQILSNLPDMSPVVKQKSVASEPSFG from the coding sequence ATGGAAATGGATTTGATGCAGGTACTGTTTTTGTCAGAGACTTATAAGCTACTTGGTGACAAGACGCGCTTGACGATCATGGCTCTCCTGCAAGTACAGTCCTTATGTGTCCGTGATCTCGTGGAAATTTTGCAAACTTCCCAGCCTTCTGTTTCCCAGCACTTGGCTAAGTTGAAAACACATGGTTTGGTCAAAGAGCGTAGGAAAGGACCATGGGTTTATTACTCCGTTAATACGGAATGCAGTCCTGAAGTGAAGCAAATTTTGTCTAACTTGCCGGACATGTCGCCAGTAGTCAAACAAAAATCAGTTGCAAGTGAACCTTCATTTGGCTGA
- a CDS encoding glutaredoxin family protein has protein sequence MAHKVIIYTQVTCGPCQEEKMWLTSNNIAFEDRDIRQNEAFFQEAIQLGASMTPVTHIEKENGEQIVIHGFDKEELKKALDLN, from the coding sequence ATGGCTCACAAGGTTATTATCTATACCCAAGTCACTTGCGGTCCTTGTCAGGAAGAAAAAATGTGGCTGACTTCCAACAACATTGCTTTCGAAGACAGAGACATTCGTCAAAACGAGGCGTTTTTCCAGGAAGCTATTCAGTTAGGCGCCAGCATGACACCTGTAACCCACATTGAAAAGGAAAACGGCGAGCAAATTGTCATCCATGGATTTGACAAGGAAGAACTAAAAAAAGCGTTGGATCTCAATTGA